One Candidatus Binataceae bacterium DNA segment encodes these proteins:
- a CDS encoding AAA domain-containing protein, protein MRLLAAVNWSSSAIRCSCRQRFFFDRTDRILDDEIDEEEIVDNESILDLALAEFRSARSLRWHYRSRHESLIAFSNREFYDDLIVFPSPLDPDRHRREPKLGMYHHFVGGKYKGRVNIDEAQKVAKAALEFMSSEPDRSLGIVTLNQTQREILLEEIERLVARDRNAEEFMERWENTLEPFFVKNLENVQGDERDVIFISTVYGPDPATGIVRNQFGPINGRFGFRRLNVLFSRAKHRVEVFTSMRPDDIRPDEKSQRGVHVLKSYLEYAETGRLDVGQASGREPDSEFEQLVRDRLKSHGYEAVSQVGVAGYFIDLAVKHPHRSGYILGIECDGAGYHSSRSARDRDRLRQQVFERLHWTIYRIWSTDWFQNSEAEFRRLSNHLDQLARDDLA, encoded by the coding sequence GTGCGATTGCTCGCGGCGGTCAACTGGTCGTCGTCGGCGATCCGATGCAGCTGCCGCCAACGTTTTTTTTTTGACCGTACCGACAGGATTTTGGACGACGAAATCGACGAGGAAGAGATCGTCGATAATGAGTCGATCCTGGACTTGGCGCTCGCCGAGTTTCGGTCCGCGCGTTCCCTTCGCTGGCACTACCGTTCCCGCCACGAAAGTCTTATCGCGTTCTCGAATCGCGAATTCTACGATGACCTAATCGTCTTTCCGTCGCCACTCGATCCTGATCGGCACCGGCGGGAACCAAAACTCGGCATGTATCACCACTTCGTCGGCGGCAAATACAAAGGCCGCGTGAATATCGACGAGGCGCAGAAGGTGGCGAAGGCCGCGCTCGAGTTCATGTCGAGCGAGCCAGATCGATCCCTGGGCATTGTCACGCTTAATCAGACCCAGCGCGAAATTTTGTTAGAAGAAATCGAGCGCTTGGTTGCTCGCGATCGTAATGCCGAGGAGTTCATGGAACGATGGGAAAACACCCTGGAACCCTTCTTCGTTAAAAACTTGGAAAATGTTCAGGGTGATGAGCGGGATGTCATATTCATCTCGACGGTGTATGGTCCTGATCCCGCGACGGGCATCGTCAGGAATCAGTTCGGGCCGATTAACGGGCGATTCGGGTTCCGACGCCTCAATGTTTTGTTCAGTCGCGCCAAACATCGCGTCGAAGTCTTCACGTCGATGCGACCGGATGACATCCGGCCCGATGAGAAATCCCAGCGCGGCGTTCACGTGCTGAAGTCGTATCTCGAGTATGCGGAGACCGGCAGACTCGACGTTGGCCAAGCCAGTGGGCGCGAGCCTGACTCGGAATTCGAGCAGCTCGTTCGGGATCGACTCAAGAGCCATGGTTACGAGGCAGTCTCGCAAGTCGGGGTGGCCGGTTATTTCATCGATCTAGCGGTCAAGCATCCACATCGGAGTGGCTATATTTTGGGCATCGAATGTGATGGTGCCGGTTATCATTCCAGCCGGTCGGCGCGTGACCGGGACCGTCTACGGCAACAGGTTTTCGAGCGGCTCCATTGGACAATATACAGAATTTGGTCGACCGATTGGTTTCAAAACTCCGAGGCCGAATTTCGTCGATTATCGAATCATCTCGATCAACTGGCGCGTGACGATCTCGCGTAG